A genomic stretch from Edaphobacter aggregans includes:
- a CDS encoding flavin monoamine oxidase family protein has product MSLTRRALIQRMAQIGGYSAAFVTMQALGLVPTAEASLLPQLPADFGKGKKIVILGAGIAGLVSAYELCKAGFDCTIIEARNRPGGRAWSVRDGSKVEFTDGTVQTCSWQNDGYLNAGPARIPSIHTTILNYCHDLGVPLEVEVNTSRSALMQSPLLNGGKPVQQRQVIHDTRGYLAELLAKAINQHTLDDALSKEDSARLLDFLSGFGDLNDKGKYVGTPRAGFTVARGAGLTKSALHEPLKFSELLAADFSTGEFYEEQIDWQATMFQPIGGMDRIPYGFARALPAEMIHHDSPVSEITTSDAGVTIAYAKSGTPQTLTADFCICTMPISVLAKTKNNFSPETQKAFTGMPMTALYKIGWESPRFWERENNIYGGISFLHNVVDLVWYPTDKLFSPTGVVVAGFGSERNDVGGMGLGGTSNGKPTPFGSLPTMEAKFDASRTAVEALHPGRSHLLAKPIYVSWSKIPYSLGCFANNHLESSEPAYAQLEKPQGRTYFAGDYLSHLVGWQEGAALSAHHAIERIAKQIRG; this is encoded by the coding sequence ATGAGCCTCACCCGTCGTGCATTGATCCAGCGCATGGCCCAGATCGGCGGCTACTCTGCCGCGTTCGTCACCATGCAGGCTCTCGGACTCGTACCCACAGCCGAAGCCTCTCTCCTTCCCCAACTCCCTGCCGACTTTGGCAAAGGCAAAAAAATTGTCATCCTCGGCGCCGGCATCGCCGGTCTCGTCTCCGCATACGAGCTCTGCAAAGCAGGCTTCGACTGCACTATCATCGAAGCCCGCAATCGCCCTGGTGGCCGTGCGTGGTCCGTCCGCGACGGCAGCAAGGTCGAGTTCACCGACGGCACCGTCCAAACCTGCAGTTGGCAAAACGACGGATACCTCAACGCCGGTCCCGCGCGCATTCCTTCCATCCACACCACTATCCTCAACTACTGTCACGACCTCGGCGTCCCTCTCGAAGTCGAAGTCAACACCTCCCGCTCTGCCCTCATGCAATCGCCGCTCCTCAATGGCGGCAAGCCTGTTCAGCAGCGCCAAGTCATCCACGACACCCGCGGCTACCTTGCCGAGCTCCTAGCCAAAGCCATCAATCAGCACACGCTTGACGACGCGCTATCCAAAGAAGACAGCGCCCGTCTCCTCGACTTCCTCTCTGGCTTCGGCGACCTCAACGATAAAGGCAAATATGTCGGCACCCCACGCGCGGGCTTTACCGTTGCGCGAGGTGCTGGCCTCACTAAATCAGCCTTGCACGAACCCCTCAAATTCTCCGAGCTTCTTGCCGCCGACTTCTCCACGGGCGAATTCTACGAGGAACAAATCGACTGGCAGGCCACCATGTTCCAGCCCATCGGCGGCATGGACCGCATCCCCTACGGCTTCGCCCGCGCCCTTCCCGCCGAGATGATCCACCACGATTCTCCCGTCAGCGAGATCACCACCTCCGACGCCGGCGTCACCATCGCCTACGCCAAATCCGGCACGCCCCAGACTCTCACGGCAGACTTCTGCATCTGTACGATGCCCATCTCCGTCCTCGCCAAAACGAAGAACAACTTCTCCCCCGAAACCCAGAAGGCCTTCACTGGCATGCCCATGACAGCGCTCTACAAAATCGGCTGGGAATCGCCGCGTTTCTGGGAAAGGGAAAATAACATCTACGGCGGCATCTCCTTTCTCCACAACGTCGTCGACCTCGTCTGGTATCCCACCGACAAACTCTTCTCACCAACGGGAGTCGTGGTCGCTGGCTTCGGCTCCGAGCGCAATGACGTCGGTGGCATGGGCCTCGGCGGCACCTCCAACGGCAAACCCACACCCTTCGGCTCTCTGCCGACCATGGAAGCCAAATTCGATGCCTCGCGTACCGCTGTCGAAGCGCTCCACCCCGGCCGCTCCCACCTGCTCGCCAAACCTATCTACGTCAGCTGGTCGAAGATCCCCTACTCCCTCGGCTGCTTTGCGAACAATCACCTCGAAAGCAGCGAGCCTGCTTATGCCCAGCTCGAAAAACCCCAGGGCCGAACGTACTTCGCCGGAGACTATCTCTCACATCTCGTTGGCTGGCAGGAAGGAGCCGCACTCTCCGCCCACCACGCCATCGAACGCATCGCGAAACAAATCCGCGGCTAA
- a CDS encoding DUF2264 domain-containing protein — protein sequence MKSALALGAVSTVPALAMEQISEAAGGDRAYWIEVVRRVSDPVLEAVSKGQLRAKMPVEAGAGLVEARSKSTHLEAFGRLISGLGPWLESAEMSGAEGELQAKYREWARAGIRYGTDPASADYMNFGLTPQSVVDAAFLVLGILRAPKQLWEPLDKATKANLVKALQATRSVLPGQSNWLLFSAMVEAGLCFMGEWWDSMRVDYAIQMHKLWFVGDGTYGDGPHFHWDYYNSFVIQPMLMKVLEIVPAKSVAWSALKPVALERAQRYAAIQERMISPEATFPAIGRSLTYRFGAFHLLSDISLRRELPQGVSPEQVRCALTAVMRRMIERPGTFDAKGWLTIGFAGHQPSMGEPYISTGSLYLCAAAWLPLGLSASDVFWSGPAKPWTAQRIWGGENMMADHASSA from the coding sequence TTGAAGAGTGCGTTGGCATTGGGCGCTGTTTCAACTGTGCCGGCGCTGGCGATGGAGCAGATATCAGAGGCCGCTGGCGGAGATCGGGCTTATTGGATTGAGGTTGTGCGGCGAGTATCTGATCCGGTGCTGGAGGCTGTAAGCAAAGGGCAACTGCGGGCGAAGATGCCGGTTGAGGCAGGCGCTGGGCTGGTAGAAGCTCGGAGTAAGTCGACGCATCTGGAGGCGTTTGGGCGGTTGATTTCTGGTTTAGGGCCGTGGCTGGAGAGCGCAGAGATGAGCGGCGCGGAAGGTGAGTTGCAGGCTAAATATCGCGAGTGGGCGCGGGCGGGGATTCGGTATGGAACTGATCCGGCTTCGGCGGATTACATGAACTTTGGTTTGACGCCGCAGTCAGTGGTCGATGCGGCTTTTTTGGTGTTGGGGATTCTGCGGGCTCCGAAGCAGTTGTGGGAGCCGTTGGATAAAGCAACGAAGGCGAATCTGGTGAAGGCGCTGCAGGCTACGCGTTCGGTGTTGCCGGGGCAGTCGAACTGGCTGCTGTTTTCGGCGATGGTGGAAGCTGGTCTTTGCTTCATGGGGGAGTGGTGGGATTCAATGCGTGTGGACTACGCAATCCAGATGCATAAGCTGTGGTTCGTGGGTGATGGCACCTATGGCGATGGCCCACACTTTCATTGGGATTACTACAACAGCTTTGTAATTCAGCCGATGTTGATGAAGGTGCTGGAGATCGTGCCGGCGAAGTCGGTGGCGTGGAGTGCGCTGAAGCCGGTGGCGTTGGAGCGAGCGCAACGGTACGCGGCGATACAAGAGCGGATGATCAGTCCGGAGGCTACGTTTCCTGCGATCGGGCGGTCACTGACTTATCGGTTTGGAGCATTTCACCTTCTGAGCGACATCAGTCTTCGGAGAGAGCTACCGCAAGGTGTGTCGCCGGAGCAGGTGCGGTGCGCTCTGACGGCGGTGATGCGAAGGATGATCGAGCGGCCGGGGACGTTTGATGCGAAAGGCTGGTTGACGATTGGGTTTGCTGGGCATCAGCCTTCAATGGGCGAGCCGTATATTTCGACGGGGAGTTTGTATCTGTGTGCTGCGGCGTGGTTGCCGCTGGGACTATCTGCGAGCGATGTCTTCTGGTCGGGCCCTGCAAAGCCATGGACAGCCCAGAGAATTTGGGGCGGAGAAAACATGATGGCTGATCATGCCTCCTCCGCCTAG
- a CDS encoding glycoside hydrolase family 2 protein: MHIANHAQKLFHSTLFSVAALTTLIGPAQHRAIAQTKLDEGTYKTLLVNVDHRKQISLDGDWHTIIDPYGSGLYTFHNELRKDGYFLNEHKDNTEYDFSKSPTLKVPGDWNTQRELLHFYEGPLWYQRDFTYQKKANQRTFFHVGAANYRSFVWVNGKFACQHEGGFTPYDCDATDLLHDGDNFVVIAVDATRLAEGVPTLQTDWFNYGGLTRDVALVEVPTRFIDDYDLHLVRGTTNQIDGYVHVIGASAGDKVSVSIATPTPTTVEATVDANGRAAIQLYPGGLELWSPDHPRLYKVQLKTGEDTLDDEMGFRTVEVRGTQILLNGKPIFLHGVSIHAEAPIRTGRAYTQEDADTLLGWVKELGGNYARLAHYPHDQRMTRTADRLGVLIWSEIPVYWACHFGDPNTLALAQSQLHEMIRRDRNKASVILWSVANETPNNPERTKFLTTLANDAREYDPTRLITAALLVRTNGMTKIVDDPLGKALDVIGANEYVGWYEHEPSDIAQTKWQIDYQKPLIISEFGADAKFGLHGPADKRWTEEFQANVFTQQLIMLNNIPQLRGMSPWILMDFRSPRRVLPEIQDGFNRKGLVSEKGEKKQAFSVLQKAYKNNGVGKAE, from the coding sequence ATGCACATTGCTAATCACGCTCAAAAGCTCTTTCACTCCACACTCTTTTCTGTCGCCGCTCTCACCACCCTCATCGGACCCGCTCAGCATCGCGCTATCGCCCAGACAAAGCTCGACGAAGGGACCTACAAGACTCTCCTCGTGAACGTCGATCACCGCAAGCAAATCAGTCTCGACGGCGACTGGCACACCATCATCGATCCCTACGGCTCCGGTCTCTACACCTTCCACAACGAGCTTCGCAAAGACGGCTACTTCCTCAACGAGCACAAAGACAACACCGAGTACGATTTCAGCAAGTCTCCCACCCTCAAGGTTCCTGGCGACTGGAACACCCAGCGCGAGTTGCTCCATTTCTATGAAGGCCCCCTCTGGTATCAGCGCGACTTCACCTACCAGAAGAAGGCGAACCAGCGGACCTTCTTCCACGTCGGCGCTGCCAACTACCGCAGCTTCGTCTGGGTCAATGGCAAATTCGCCTGCCAGCATGAGGGCGGCTTCACTCCATATGACTGCGACGCCACTGACCTGCTCCACGACGGCGATAACTTCGTCGTCATCGCTGTAGACGCGACCCGTCTCGCCGAAGGCGTTCCCACTCTTCAGACGGACTGGTTCAACTACGGCGGTCTCACGCGCGACGTCGCACTCGTTGAAGTCCCCACCCGCTTCATCGACGATTACGATCTTCATCTCGTCCGCGGCACCACGAATCAGATAGACGGCTACGTTCACGTCATCGGCGCCAGCGCGGGAGACAAAGTTAGCGTCTCCATCGCAACCCCCACGCCGACCACAGTCGAAGCCACCGTCGATGCCAACGGACGCGCTGCCATCCAGCTATACCCCGGAGGCCTTGAGCTCTGGTCGCCCGATCATCCGCGCCTATACAAGGTCCAGCTGAAGACAGGCGAAGACACTCTCGATGACGAGATGGGCTTCCGCACAGTAGAAGTTCGCGGCACGCAGATTCTGCTCAACGGCAAACCCATTTTTCTTCACGGCGTCAGCATTCACGCCGAAGCGCCCATTCGTACTGGCCGCGCTTACACCCAGGAAGACGCCGACACCCTCCTCGGCTGGGTCAAGGAGCTAGGCGGCAACTATGCCCGTCTTGCCCATTACCCGCACGATCAGCGCATGACCCGCACCGCCGACCGTCTCGGCGTCCTCATCTGGTCGGAGATCCCCGTCTACTGGGCCTGTCATTTCGGCGACCCGAACACCCTCGCCCTGGCGCAGAGCCAACTTCACGAGATGATTCGGCGCGACCGTAACAAGGCCTCCGTCATCCTCTGGTCTGTCGCCAACGAGACGCCGAACAATCCCGAGCGCACCAAGTTCCTCACCACGCTCGCAAATGATGCCCGCGAATACGATCCCACGCGCCTCATCACCGCTGCTCTTCTCGTCCGCACCAACGGCATGACCAAGATCGTCGACGATCCCCTTGGCAAAGCACTCGACGTCATCGGCGCGAACGAGTATGTCGGCTGGTACGAGCACGAACCATCCGATATCGCCCAGACCAAATGGCAGATCGACTACCAGAAACCGCTCATCATCAGCGAGTTCGGAGCCGATGCTAAATTCGGCCTTCATGGCCCGGCCGACAAGCGCTGGACCGAAGAATTCCAGGCCAACGTCTTCACCCAGCAGCTGATCATGCTCAACAACATCCCGCAGCTGCGTGGTATGAGCCCCTGGATCCTCATGGACTTCCGCTCTCCACGACGCGTCCTTCCCGAAATTCAGGACGGCTTCAACCGCAAGGGGCTGGTCTCTGAAAAGGGCGAAAAGAAGCAGGCCTTCTCCGTACTCCAGAAGGCCTACAAGAACAATGGTGTAGGAAAAGCCGAATAA
- a CDS encoding DUF4105 domain-containing protein, translated as MILALAFMVFSGWVFWRARRPRMYLVYAGLALFVLIWFLSLRPTHDRNWRTDVAVMPRVTIDGDRVRITDVRDFEYRSRDDFTVRYEDREVLVSHLTSVDFIISYWMPGPVAHTFLSFNFDNAPPLSISIEARPEMGGGFSPLPSMFRTFELIYVVADERDVIRVRTNFRNEDVFFYPLNVPPASSQALFLVYLDRINELYKRPEFYNLLVSNCTLNIVRYARLVGKPNRLDIRYLLNGWSDRYLYDHGFLDTTLPFNELRRRSRINDAALAAGDSPDFSQLIRASLPPRQQ; from the coding sequence ATGATACTGGCGCTGGCTTTTATGGTGTTCAGCGGCTGGGTCTTTTGGCGCGCCCGCAGACCTCGTATGTATCTGGTGTACGCGGGACTGGCTCTCTTCGTGCTGATATGGTTCCTTTCACTCCGACCCACGCATGATCGTAACTGGCGAACCGATGTCGCGGTGATGCCCCGGGTGACCATCGACGGAGACCGTGTGCGAATCACCGACGTCCGCGATTTTGAATACCGCAGCAGAGATGACTTCACGGTGCGATACGAAGATCGCGAGGTGCTGGTCTCACATCTGACCTCGGTGGACTTCATCATCTCTTACTGGATGCCTGGACCTGTAGCCCATACCTTCCTGAGTTTTAATTTCGATAACGCGCCTCCTCTCAGCATCTCCATCGAAGCGCGTCCCGAGATGGGTGGAGGCTTCTCGCCCCTTCCCTCCATGTTCAGGACATTCGAATTGATCTACGTTGTAGCCGATGAACGCGATGTCATACGGGTGCGCACCAATTTCCGAAACGAAGATGTATTTTTTTATCCCCTCAACGTTCCTCCTGCAAGTTCGCAAGCTCTTTTCCTTGTCTACCTTGACCGGATCAACGAACTCTACAAAAGGCCAGAATTTTATAACCTGCTGGTCAGCAACTGCACGCTCAACATCGTTCGTTATGCGAGGCTTGTCGGCAAACCGAATCGATTGGATATCCGTTATCTCCTCAATGGTTGGTCCGACAGGTATCTCTACGACCATGGTTTCCTGGACACGACACTGCCGTTTAATGAACTCCGCCGGCGTTCGCGTATCAACGATGCCGCGTTAGCTGCCGGAGATTCTCCGGATTTCTCCCAGCTCATTCGAGCGTCCCTGCCTCCGCGCCAACAATAA
- a CDS encoding tannase/feruloyl esterase family alpha/beta hydrolase produces MRNLLFLLAILLAVAAFSAPAEVADCHALTQSAWPDTKILTAELVSGGSFTPPYGAPLTGLPSFCRVSGVLHPTSDSVIRFEVWMPEKGWNHRFLGVGNGGFAGSIYYGQLGNSLQRGFATAGTDAGHQADAQDASWAYQHPEKITDFGYRAVHLTAERAKTIINTFYGEPPTKSYFDACSDGGREALMEAQRFPADYDGILAGAPANNWTKLIAATVDVTKVFIGNPEGYIPSIKLPAITAAVLAQCDAQDGLKDGILNDPRTCHFDPATLLCKLGDELSCLTAPQIASLKKIYAGGTDDEGHMIFPGLMPGDEVHLWKNWLVGDGPNVSLYTQNYFRYMVFDDPSWNALTANTDAAVHAADTKTAQALDATDPDLSRFVARGGKLILYHGWNDPAISPLNTIQYYEQVQMKMGDKKTAEFIRLYMVPGMGHCAGGTGAATFGQLGLTTAKGPEYGVFDALEKWEELGTAPGSIIATKYGPARKVEMTRPICPYPQVAKYNGNGDPNDSASFTCAAPGH; encoded by the coding sequence GTGCGAAACCTTCTTTTTCTGCTCGCTATCCTTCTCGCCGTCGCCGCCTTCTCAGCTCCCGCAGAAGTCGCCGACTGCCACGCGCTCACCCAAAGCGCGTGGCCCGACACCAAGATTTTGACAGCCGAGCTGGTCAGTGGAGGAAGCTTTACTCCACCCTATGGCGCACCCCTGACGGGATTACCCTCATTTTGCCGTGTGAGCGGAGTTCTTCATCCGACCTCGGATTCCGTCATTCGGTTTGAGGTCTGGATGCCGGAGAAAGGTTGGAACCATCGCTTTCTCGGAGTCGGCAACGGAGGGTTTGCGGGCTCTATCTACTATGGCCAACTCGGAAACAGCCTCCAGCGCGGCTTCGCGACGGCTGGTACTGACGCTGGCCATCAGGCAGACGCGCAAGACGCGAGCTGGGCCTATCAGCATCCTGAGAAGATTACGGACTTCGGCTATCGGGCGGTCCACCTCACCGCCGAGCGTGCCAAAACCATCATCAACACGTTCTACGGCGAACCTCCGACGAAGTCGTATTTCGACGCTTGCTCCGACGGTGGCCGTGAAGCGCTGATGGAGGCGCAGCGGTTCCCTGCCGACTACGACGGGATTCTGGCCGGCGCACCCGCCAACAACTGGACAAAGTTGATCGCAGCCACGGTGGATGTGACGAAGGTCTTCATAGGTAACCCGGAGGGATATATCCCAAGCATCAAGCTCCCTGCAATTACTGCAGCGGTACTGGCTCAGTGCGATGCGCAGGACGGGTTGAAAGACGGCATCCTTAACGATCCGCGGACCTGCCATTTTGATCCCGCAACCCTGTTGTGCAAACTGGGCGACGAGTTGAGTTGCCTGACCGCGCCTCAGATAGCCTCTCTCAAGAAGATTTACGCCGGCGGAACCGATGATGAGGGGCACATGATATTTCCTGGCCTGATGCCTGGGGACGAGGTGCATCTATGGAAGAACTGGCTCGTAGGCGACGGACCCAACGTGAGCCTATATACGCAGAACTACTTCCGCTACATGGTGTTTGACGATCCGAGCTGGAACGCTTTGACCGCCAACACGGATGCGGCTGTACATGCAGCCGATACAAAGACCGCGCAGGCACTGGACGCGACCGATCCCGATCTTAGCCGTTTCGTAGCGCGCGGCGGCAAGCTGATCTTGTATCACGGCTGGAACGATCCGGCGATCTCGCCTCTGAACACCATCCAATACTATGAGCAGGTGCAGATGAAGATGGGCGACAAGAAGACAGCAGAGTTCATACGCCTGTACATGGTTCCTGGAATGGGCCATTGCGCCGGGGGGACAGGGGCAGCGACTTTTGGACAACTTGGTTTGACCACAGCGAAGGGGCCAGAGTACGGCGTCTTCGACGCGCTCGAAAAATGGGAAGAGCTGGGCACTGCGCCGGGCTCGATCATCGCGACCAAATACGGCCCTGCCAGGAAAGTGGAGATGACGCGGCCGATATGCCCGTATCCTCAGGTTGCGAAATACAACGGCAACGGTGATCCGAATGACTCGGCCAGCTTTACCTGCGCTGCACCCGGGCATTGA